The Nitrospirota bacterium genome window below encodes:
- a CDS encoding adenosylcobinamide amidohydrolase has translation MKLFTKPAMQTAFSVRQKTLIVDLGNLRSVLSSAPRAGGITRARYILNHQVANNPISRDACGAGAFARCADPSRTLGKLASSLGIREKFVGLMTAVSLAELVAIRAASDHIWVEGFVTVGTANAVRAGESATSSSLTNGRAHPGTINVILVTNARLSASAMVGMVQVATEAKTAALLQAKVKSWTGRSGATGTGTDAVVVVSGEGPSQRYSGTHTILGELVGQVIETAVTEGLARYKRWHARSTSSRRMRGL, from the coding sequence ATGAAGCTGTTTACTAAGCCTGCGATGCAGACCGCCTTCAGTGTCAGACAAAAAACGCTCATCGTCGATCTGGGGAATCTCCGGTCCGTTCTCTCCTCTGCTCCCAGGGCCGGGGGGATCACGCGGGCCAGGTATATCTTGAACCATCAAGTGGCGAACAACCCAATTAGTAGGGATGCTTGTGGTGCGGGTGCATTTGCGAGATGCGCCGATCCTTCCAGAACATTGGGCAAGCTGGCCTCCTCCCTTGGTATACGAGAGAAATTCGTCGGTCTCATGACAGCCGTGTCGCTCGCAGAGTTGGTTGCCATCCGAGCTGCCTCGGATCACATATGGGTTGAAGGATTTGTGACAGTCGGAACAGCCAATGCCGTGCGGGCAGGGGAATCGGCAACATCGAGTTCGCTCACCAACGGGCGGGCTCATCCCGGCACGATCAACGTGATTCTTGTGACCAATGCGCGCCTATCCGCTTCGGCAATGGTCGGGATGGTGCAGGTTGCGACCGAAGCCAAGACGGCTGCCCTGTTACAGGCCAAGGTGAAGAGTTGGACTGGCCGCTCGGGGGCGACGGGAACGGGAACAGATGCGGTAGTGGTGGTGAGTGGAGAGGGACCTTCTCAGCGATACAGCGGTACCCATACGATTCTCGGTGAACTTGTCGGACAAGTGATTGAGACCGCCGTTACAGAAGGGCTGGCTCGGTACAAACGTTGGCATGCCCGCAGTACCTCATCTCGCCGCATGAGAGGTCTATGA
- a CDS encoding threonine-phosphate decarboxylase, whose protein sequence is MTQPFHGGNVHKAAQEQRVPVEQIIDFSASINPLGFSMAGLRAIRSALKQIVHYPDPDCRQLRQKLALRCGVDPDMILVGNGSSELIHLLPRALAIKSALIIGPTFEEYACALLGAGSVVQYVHAKRQQRFRPPLQDVLARLSTKRSKFDAVFLCNPNNPTGQLMNRQAMCELAESVERQQGWLIVDEAFIDYCHEQSVVSMLKEHPRMVVLRSLTKFYAMPGLRIGYLIGPSKVVDLLKDRQPPWSVNSLAQEASCAVLQDQIYANKSRVFMENERSCFVRGLRSLPGLQVYSSAANFILIGLPAWTNSGEVTDRLASWRLLVRDCSTLPGLTTQMIRVAIRTSKENHRLLTALGACLKVR, encoded by the coding sequence ATGACGCAACCCTTTCACGGTGGGAATGTCCACAAGGCTGCTCAGGAACAACGAGTTCCCGTCGAGCAGATCATTGATTTTAGCGCCAGCATCAACCCGCTGGGTTTCTCTATGGCCGGTCTCCGCGCGATCCGCTCGGCACTCAAGCAGATCGTGCACTATCCGGACCCCGATTGCCGGCAGCTTAGACAAAAATTGGCGCTACGGTGCGGCGTGGATCCAGACATGATTCTGGTCGGAAACGGCTCGAGTGAATTGATTCATCTATTGCCCCGCGCGCTTGCGATCAAGTCTGCGCTCATTATCGGTCCCACATTTGAAGAGTATGCCTGTGCGCTGCTGGGCGCAGGGAGCGTGGTCCAATACGTTCATGCAAAGCGACAGCAGCGCTTCCGCCCTCCGTTACAAGACGTTCTGGCACGGCTTTCTACCAAACGATCAAAATTCGATGCCGTATTTCTATGCAATCCCAATAATCCAACCGGTCAACTCATGAATCGGCAGGCTATGTGTGAGCTTGCTGAATCTGTCGAGCGGCAACAGGGCTGGTTGATCGTCGACGAAGCTTTTATCGACTATTGTCATGAACAGTCTGTCGTTTCTATGTTGAAAGAGCATCCCCGGATGGTGGTGCTGCGCAGTTTGACAAAATTTTATGCCATGCCGGGGCTTCGGATCGGTTACCTAATTGGGCCAAGCAAGGTGGTGGATCTTCTGAAAGATCGTCAGCCGCCCTGGTCGGTCAACTCTTTGGCTCAAGAGGCTTCTTGCGCGGTATTACAGGATCAGATCTATGCGAACAAAAGTCGTGTATTCATGGAGAATGAACGGTCCTGTTTCGTGCGCGGGCTTCGCTCCTTGCCCGGTCTACAAGTCTACTCATCAGCCGCGAATTTTATTCTGATCGGTCTTCCTGCCTGGACGAACTCCGGCGAGGTGACTGACCGACTGGCTTCCTGGCGTCTGCTCGTCCGCGACTGTTCGACATTGCCGGGCCTGACGACGCAGATGATTCGTGTCGCAATCAGGACTTCCAAGGAGAATCACCGATTACTCACAGCCCTTGGCGCCTGCTTGAAGGTAAGGTAG
- the cobD gene encoding cobalamin biosynthesis protein CobD produces MTGGELAVACLLDAVVGDPRWFPHPVRWMGCLVDWCDRCVYRLLLSPAQQRMAGVLLAVVLPAGAYVAATMLIWFGSSVDPFWGSAATVLLAWTTLAARDLIDHVVAVQKALQSVSLAEARTAVAKIVGRDTEEMDESDIVRATVETIAESTADGIMAPLFYLVLGGAPLALAYKAISTLDSMIGHLDDRYRWFGWASARMDDAANFIPARITALLLVFSAGIVSRSWSAMQRTWQILLRDGGRHPSPNSGRPEAAMAGALGVQLGGINRYDGLPIDRPCLGNPHQSLARVHIGMAITLMLWTSLTGVLLGVGWLLW; encoded by the coding sequence ATGACCGGAGGCGAATTAGCAGTGGCCTGTCTATTGGATGCTGTGGTCGGAGACCCTCGGTGGTTTCCACATCCGGTGCGTTGGATGGGATGCCTCGTCGATTGGTGCGACCGTTGCGTCTACCGCCTCCTTTTATCGCCTGCTCAGCAACGCATGGCAGGGGTGCTCTTGGCTGTCGTCTTGCCGGCGGGAGCCTATGTAGCGGCCACGATGCTGATCTGGTTCGGCAGCTCGGTTGATCCCTTCTGGGGAAGTGCCGCCACGGTGCTGTTGGCCTGGACCACTCTCGCGGCGCGCGATCTCATCGACCATGTCGTCGCTGTGCAAAAGGCGCTTCAATCTGTCTCCTTGGCAGAGGCGCGAACGGCGGTCGCTAAGATTGTTGGACGCGATACGGAGGAGATGGATGAGTCTGATATCGTCCGTGCAACGGTGGAAACGATTGCGGAAAGTACGGCTGACGGAATTATGGCGCCGTTGTTCTATCTGGTCCTCGGAGGAGCCCCATTGGCGTTGGCATATAAGGCCATCAGCACATTGGATTCGATGATCGGCCATTTGGACGATCGATACCGCTGGTTCGGTTGGGCCTCGGCACGGATGGATGATGCGGCAAATTTTATTCCGGCCCGTATCACTGCGCTCCTACTGGTTTTCTCAGCAGGAATTGTTTCTCGATCGTGGTCCGCAATGCAACGTACCTGGCAGATTCTGCTTCGTGACGGGGGACGGCATCCTAGTCCGAACAGCGGGCGTCCAGAAGCCGCGATGGCCGGGGCGCTCGGAGTCCAGCTGGGCGGAATCAATCGCTATGACGGTCTTCCAATTGACCGTCCATGCCTTGGCAATCCTCATCAGTCGCTGGCGAGGGTTCACATTGGCATGGCGATTACCCTCATGCTCTGGACAAGTCTCACAGGAGTTCTGCTTGGTGTAGGGTGGCTTCTATGGTGA
- the cobS gene encoding adenosylcobinamide-GDP ribazoletransferase: MARPFIFAWQFLTAIPLSRSTHDAKPEELASSMSWYPVVGCLLGALLAAADMALVQVFSSQITNIVLIILLVAITRGLHQDGLADMVDGLAGGRTVHARLAIMKDAHIGAIGATGLFLALGLRYAGLNAVPAGEHIGILISMPVVGRWAMVVGAFHVTYARPEGGLAQPFLSHMSWQHVCVATITAGLALALLLGPWAALGALLIGAALIRLLTAWFHRMFGGVTGDLLGATNEVAEILFVMIVPVVLFR, encoded by the coding sequence ATGGCACGTCCATTCATTTTCGCCTGGCAGTTCCTGACGGCCATTCCACTCAGCCGTTCGACGCACGACGCCAAGCCCGAGGAGTTGGCCTCCTCCATGAGCTGGTATCCCGTGGTCGGCTGTCTGCTTGGGGCCTTGCTGGCCGCAGCGGATATGGCCTTGGTTCAGGTCTTCTCTTCTCAGATTACGAATATCGTATTGATCATTCTTCTTGTCGCCATTACCCGTGGCCTTCATCAGGACGGCCTTGCCGATATGGTAGACGGTCTGGCAGGCGGGCGAACCGTTCACGCGCGCCTGGCGATTATGAAGGATGCGCACATTGGCGCAATCGGTGCGACAGGGCTGTTTCTCGCCCTTGGCTTGCGCTACGCAGGGCTCAACGCTGTACCGGCTGGCGAGCATATCGGGATACTGATAAGTATGCCGGTGGTCGGGCGATGGGCGATGGTCGTGGGGGCGTTCCATGTAACCTATGCACGGCCTGAAGGAGGACTGGCCCAACCGTTCCTCTCGCATATGTCCTGGCAACACGTGTGTGTGGCAACTATCACAGCAGGGCTGGCGTTGGCGCTGTTGTTGGGCCCATGGGCGGCGTTGGGCGCACTTCTCATCGGCGCAGCTCTCATTCGCCTCTTGACGGCCTGGTTTCATCGTATGTTCGGCGGCGTCACGGGTGACTTGCTAGGGGCGACCAACGAGGTCGCAGAGATTCTGTTTGTGATGATCGTTCCTGTGGTGCTCTTTCGATGA
- the cobT gene encoding nicotinate-nucleotide--dimethylbenzimidazole phosphoribosyltransferase, whose product MLIRKTIDQIQPTDLRLLTQAQARLDRLTKPIGSLGRLEELAARYVMITGEMKPKVPRGAVFTFAADHGVTVEGVSAYPSAVTPQMVLNFLRGGAGVNVLARHAGVEVRVVDIGVNFDFEAAPGLIHKKIMPGTKNLLVEPAMGLAQAEQALAVGMELAAEAAQEGIGLIGTGEMGIGNTTASSAIAAVMTRRSVSEVTGRGTGIDDASHARKIDVVQRALALHRPDSTNAMEVLATVGGLEIGGLAGLILGAAAARIPIVLDGFIAGAAALIAASLQPYCKDYLIASHQSVERGHQAILDHLGLKPLFDLDLRLGEGTGACLGMSLVFGAIKILTEMATFDEAGVSGRTGEGVRG is encoded by the coding sequence ATGTTAATTCGCAAAACCATTGACCAGATTCAGCCGACCGACCTCCGACTCTTGACGCAAGCGCAGGCGCGGCTTGATCGATTGACGAAACCCATTGGCAGTCTGGGGCGACTGGAAGAATTGGCTGCGCGCTACGTCATGATCACGGGTGAGATGAAACCGAAGGTCCCGCGAGGAGCGGTCTTTACCTTTGCCGCCGATCATGGAGTAACGGTCGAAGGGGTGAGTGCCTATCCCTCTGCAGTGACGCCTCAGATGGTCTTGAACTTCTTGCGTGGAGGGGCCGGTGTCAATGTGCTGGCGCGGCATGCCGGTGTCGAGGTTCGCGTTGTAGACATCGGGGTGAATTTTGACTTTGAGGCGGCTCCAGGACTCATTCACAAAAAAATCATGCCTGGCACGAAGAATTTGCTGGTGGAACCGGCAATGGGTCTCGCACAGGCGGAGCAAGCACTGGCAGTTGGGATGGAGTTAGCTGCTGAGGCGGCTCAAGAGGGAATCGGGTTAATTGGAACCGGGGAGATGGGGATCGGCAACACGACTGCCAGTTCGGCGATTGCAGCCGTGATGACCAGGCGGTCGGTTTCCGAGGTGACTGGTCGAGGAACGGGAATTGACGACGCCAGTCATGCGCGCAAGATCGACGTGGTTCAGCGTGCGCTCGCTCTCCATCGGCCGGATTCAACGAATGCGATGGAGGTGCTTGCCACAGTGGGCGGGCTGGAAATCGGTGGGCTGGCTGGACTGATACTTGGCGCAGCGGCAGCTCGCATTCCAATCGTGTTAGATGGGTTTATCGCTGGGGCCGCAGCCTTGATTGCCGCGAGTCTGCAACCTTACTGCAAAGACTATCTCATTGCGTCACATCAGTCAGTCGAACGAGGCCATCAGGCGATACTGGACCACCTTGGCTTGAAGCCGCTGTTCGATCTCGATCTCCGTCTGGGGGAAGGCACTGGCGCCTGTCTGGGCATGAGTTTGGTCTTTGGCGCGATCAAGATTCTCACGGAGATGGCGACATTCGACGAGGCAGGCGTGTCAGGGCGCACTGGGGAAGGGGTACGGGGATAA
- the cobU gene encoding bifunctional adenosylcobinamide kinase/adenosylcobinamide-phosphate guanylyltransferase: MKRAHRQRAKLILVLGGAASGKSQAALDLAGQRGPRAFVATGQAFDREMKARIERHQATRSSDWETAEVPIEIEKWFAANGNNYQSVVLDCLTLWLNNMGGQRLRDSTMSDATAGLLRAIRRTKARVVIVSNELGLGLVPVTKTVRAFRDLAGRVNQQVAAEADEVYLTVSGIPMRVK, translated from the coding sequence ATGAAGAGGGCGCACAGGCAACGAGCGAAGCTGATTCTTGTACTCGGGGGCGCAGCGTCAGGCAAGAGTCAGGCTGCGCTTGATCTGGCTGGTCAGAGAGGCCCGAGAGCATTTGTGGCGACGGGGCAGGCCTTCGATCGCGAAATGAAAGCCCGGATCGAACGACACCAGGCCACACGTTCATCTGACTGGGAGACGGCGGAAGTCCCTATAGAAATCGAGAAATGGTTTGCTGCCAATGGAAATAATTATCAATCGGTTGTACTCGACTGTCTCACTTTATGGTTGAACAATATGGGCGGGCAACGCCTGCGAGATTCAACTATGTCTGATGCGACGGCAGGTCTACTCCGGGCGATTCGAAGGACGAAGGCTCGTGTCGTGATTGTGAGTAATGAATTGGGGCTGGGGCTCGTGCCGGTGACGAAAACTGTCCGTGCGTTTCGCGATCTGGCAGGACGGGTCAATCAACAGGTGGCAGCAGAAGCCGATGAGGTCTATCTGACGGTCAGCGGTATTCCCATGCGTGTGAAGTAA
- a CDS encoding cob(I)yrinic acid a,c-diamide adenosyltransferase yields MRITKVYTRTGDAGKTRLAGGQQVWKNSLRVEAYGTLDELNAVVGVVRVMNAEMVGRHAEAEQLEEDLQWIQNKLFDLGGILATAPGQEFKNMPQVTEKDVTKLEKTIDRCQKDLTPLKEFILPGGGKVSGFLHQARTVCRRAERVCVHLSREEPVDAVNVKFVNRLSDALFVLARWAAKTQGEPEFLWERDVKKAAG; encoded by the coding sequence ATGCGCATCACGAAGGTCTATACAAGAACCGGGGACGCGGGAAAAACAAGGCTAGCCGGGGGACAGCAGGTGTGGAAGAACAGTCTGCGAGTCGAGGCCTACGGCACTCTCGATGAACTGAACGCGGTGGTCGGGGTCGTGCGGGTGATGAATGCTGAGATGGTGGGGCGCCATGCAGAGGCAGAACAGCTTGAAGAGGATCTTCAGTGGATACAAAATAAGCTGTTCGATCTTGGAGGGATTCTTGCGACTGCCCCTGGCCAAGAATTCAAGAACATGCCTCAGGTGACGGAGAAAGATGTGACTAAGCTGGAAAAGACCATTGACCGTTGTCAAAAGGACTTGACTCCGCTCAAAGAGTTTATTCTGCCTGGAGGGGGAAAGGTATCAGGTTTTTTGCATCAGGCGAGGACGGTGTGCCGCAGGGCGGAGCGTGTATGCGTGCATCTTTCGCGTGAGGAGCCGGTCGATGCGGTGAATGTCAAGTTTGTGAATCGTCTGAGCGATGCCTTGTTTGTTCTGGCCCGTTGGGCCGCTAAGACTCAGGGGGAACCGGAATTTCTGTGGGAACGTGACGTGAAGAAGGCGGCGGGTTGA
- the bluB gene encoding 5,6-dimethylbenzimidazole synthase → MSARQGIRSADKGRFSDDERAAVYRVIFERRDVRRNFVRKPIADDVLAKILTAAHHAGSVGFMQPWDFVIIRERSTKHAVKQLFAQANTEAAKHYAGIRATLYRSLKLEGIEEAPINLCVTCTRQRGGRHVLGRSTVRETDLYSTCCAIQNLWLAARAEGIGVGWVSILDHGALKQALGIPRPVKVLAYLCLGYVSDFAIKPELETAGWRDRIPIEELIHYESWGIKVQGNRRNGDAHHEGLYKNRGRGKNKASRGTAGVEEQSASRGLRHSR, encoded by the coding sequence ATGAGTGCGCGTCAGGGCATCAGAAGCGCCGACAAGGGAAGATTTTCAGACGATGAGCGGGCGGCGGTCTACCGTGTGATTTTCGAGCGGCGGGATGTCCGGAGAAATTTTGTGCGGAAGCCGATTGCCGACGACGTCCTTGCGAAAATCTTGACCGCCGCACATCATGCCGGGTCGGTCGGGTTTATGCAGCCGTGGGATTTTGTCATTATCCGCGAACGCTCGACAAAGCACGCCGTCAAGCAGCTCTTTGCTCAGGCGAATACGGAAGCAGCCAAGCATTACGCCGGTATCCGTGCCACGCTGTACCGGAGCCTGAAGCTCGAAGGGATCGAGGAAGCTCCGATCAATCTCTGCGTAACCTGTACTCGTCAACGTGGCGGCAGACATGTGTTGGGTCGCTCCACGGTGCGTGAGACGGATCTATACAGCACCTGTTGCGCCATTCAAAATCTCTGGTTGGCTGCACGTGCTGAAGGTATTGGGGTCGGGTGGGTGAGCATTCTAGACCATGGAGCCTTGAAGCAGGCGCTCGGTATTCCCAGGCCGGTTAAAGTCCTGGCATACCTCTGTCTTGGCTACGTGTCAGATTTTGCGATAAAGCCGGAGCTGGAAACGGCAGGGTGGCGAGACAGGATCCCGATTGAGGAACTCATTCACTACGAGTCATGGGGAATAAAGGTACAGGGTAATAGGAGAAACGGCGATGCGCATCACGAAGGTCTATACAAGAACCGGGGACGCGGGAAAAACAAGGCTAGCCGGGGGACAGCAGGTGTGGAAGAACAGTCTGCGAGTCGAGGCCTACGGCACTCTCGATGA
- a CDS encoding cysteine-rich CWC family protein, translated as MRGPATKTCEACGSAFECVGYQCWCGKIGITELQMDWIAARFQDCLCPACLKKVGAGDVGLVPLKLAAPPHAEYKEPA; from the coding sequence TTGAGAGGTCCGGCCACAAAGACTTGTGAGGCCTGTGGGAGTGCGTTCGAGTGCGTTGGATACCAATGCTGGTGCGGAAAGATCGGCATTACAGAGCTGCAAATGGATTGGATCGCCGCTCGGTTTCAAGATTGTTTATGTCCGGCATGTTTGAAGAAGGTCGGAGCAGGCGATGTAGGGTTGGTTCCTTTGAAACTTGCTGCTCCGCCACATGCCGAGTATAAGGAGCCCGCATGA
- the cobO gene encoding cob(I)yrinic acid a,c-diamide adenosyltransferase, producing the protein MTGQAEHKTKMERLKASVDRRIEAAQEEKGLLIVYTGAGKGKTTAALGMALRCLGHGMKVAVVQFIKGAIDTAEERALKSFGERVTFLRMGEGYTWETQDRERDTTFAQKAWTTACEFLKDESYAMVILDEFNIALQHDYVRVEDVLPVLRARPLMQHVVITGRGAMEELIEEADLVTEMKQTKHPFRKGIKAQAGVEF; encoded by the coding sequence GTGACCGGGCAGGCCGAGCATAAGACCAAGATGGAGCGGTTGAAAGCGTCGGTAGATCGACGGATCGAGGCGGCGCAAGAAGAGAAAGGATTGTTGATTGTCTATACTGGAGCCGGTAAGGGGAAGACAACCGCGGCGCTGGGGATGGCCTTGCGATGTCTTGGTCATGGCATGAAGGTGGCGGTGGTGCAATTCATCAAGGGGGCGATCGATACGGCAGAGGAACGGGCACTCAAGTCTTTTGGCGAGCGTGTCACCTTTCTCCGCATGGGTGAAGGGTACACCTGGGAAACACAGGATCGGGAGCGCGATACAACGTTTGCACAAAAAGCTTGGACGACGGCGTGCGAATTTCTGAAGGATGAGTCCTATGCCATGGTCATTCTTGACGAGTTCAATATCGCTCTCCAGCATGACTATGTACGAGTTGAAGACGTATTGCCGGTTCTTCGTGCCAGGCCTCTCATGCAGCATGTCGTGATTACCGGCCGTGGTGCCATGGAGGAGTTGATCGAAGAGGCGGATCTCGTTACAGAGATGAAGCAGACCAAACATCCATTTCGGAAGGGCATCAAGGCACAAGCGGGGGTGGAGTTTTGA
- a CDS encoding cobyrinate a,c-diamide synthase, translating into MRFSRLVIAGTHSGVGKTTVTLAILAALRVRGRRVQSFKVGPDFIDPSHHAAVTGRPSRNLDGWMLEADVNRGIFTRAATDADLSIIEGMMGLFDGSSPVSEVSSTAELAKQLDAPVLLVIDGSAMARSAAAMVSGYAKFDSALRVAGVLFNRISSDGHYRLLKEAVEQETDVAVVGYLRPDPAVTITDRHLGLVMAMEQGKGELYRRLGKAAVETIDLDRIEALARSSGELTVTMSQPAKKHQDRMVRIGVAQDQAFCFYYPDNLELLEAAGAELVKFSPLNDQVLPDVDMLYLGGGYPELHGKALADNVSMRATIRQFAERGGTIYSECGGMMYLTQAIRDFAGTSYDMVGLFPAETVMQKSDLTLGYRTVELSRDCVLGASGTTVRGHEFHYSTMVLKGIPSYACVLRDAQGNSKGQDGLSVGNTMALYTHLHFASQPQVAISLIASARRTNSVLSVSSGGIT; encoded by the coding sequence ATGAGGTTCTCCCGTTTGGTCATTGCCGGCACCCATAGCGGAGTCGGCAAGACAACTGTGACTTTGGCGATCTTGGCGGCCCTGAGAGTTCGGGGCCGTCGTGTCCAGTCATTCAAGGTGGGACCGGACTTCATCGATCCGAGCCATCACGCTGCCGTCACCGGCCGTCCGTCGCGGAATCTGGATGGCTGGATGTTAGAGGCGGACGTCAATCGGGGCATTTTCACGCGAGCCGCAACTGATGCAGACCTTTCCATCATCGAAGGGATGATGGGCTTGTTCGACGGCAGTTCACCGGTGAGCGAAGTCAGCAGTACGGCTGAATTGGCAAAGCAGCTGGATGCACCGGTGCTACTCGTCATCGATGGAAGTGCCATGGCCCGCTCTGCTGCAGCCATGGTGTCGGGGTATGCGAAGTTCGACTCGGCACTTCGTGTTGCCGGCGTACTGTTCAATCGGATCAGCAGTGATGGACATTACAGGCTGCTCAAGGAAGCGGTGGAGCAAGAAACTGATGTGGCGGTCGTAGGATATCTTCGGCCAGACCCGGCGGTGACGATCACCGATCGCCATCTGGGACTTGTGATGGCCATGGAACAGGGGAAGGGCGAACTCTATCGCCGGTTGGGTAAGGCAGCGGTAGAGACGATCGATCTGGATCGAATCGAGGCACTGGCCCGTTCGTCTGGAGAGTTGACGGTGACGATGTCCCAGCCCGCAAAGAAACACCAGGATCGTATGGTTCGAATCGGTGTCGCGCAGGATCAGGCATTTTGCTTTTACTATCCCGACAATCTAGAGTTGCTTGAAGCAGCAGGGGCGGAATTGGTGAAATTTTCTCCCTTGAACGATCAGGTGCTGCCTGACGTGGATATGTTGTACCTCGGCGGGGGCTATCCGGAACTGCATGGCAAGGCGCTGGCTGATAATGTAAGTATGCGGGCCACAATCCGGCAGTTCGCTGAGCGGGGTGGGACGATCTATTCGGAATGCGGAGGGATGATGTATCTCACGCAAGCCATCCGCGACTTCGCTGGTACATCGTATGACATGGTCGGGTTGTTTCCTGCTGAAACGGTCATGCAGAAGTCGGATCTGACTCTGGGGTATAGGACAGTGGAACTCTCGCGGGACTGCGTACTCGGTGCATCTGGCACCACCGTGCGCGGGCATGAGTTTCATTACTCCACGATGGTTCTAAAGGGAATACCCAGCTATGCCTGTGTACTCCGTGATGCGCAGGGAAATTCGAAGGGGCAGGATGGGCTCAGTGTCGGCAATACGATGGCGTTATACACCCATCTGCATTTTGCCAGTCAGCCACAGGTAGCGATCTCGTTGATCGCCTCTGCCCGCCGAACAAATAGCGTTTTATCTGTGAGTTCCGGAGGTATAACGTGA